One Candidatus Ornithobacterium hominis genomic region harbors:
- the rpsE gene encoding 30S ribosomal protein S5, with amino-acid sequence MLGFRNIEKVKPGGLDLKDRLVGIQRVTKVTKGGRAFGFSAIVVVGDENGVVGYGLGKSKDVATSIQKAIEDAKKNLVRIPLEGNTIPHEQESRYGGAQIFIRPASNGTGLIAGGAVRAVLESVGIHDVLSKSKGSSNPHNVVKATMKALLSLRSASEISRLRGIPVSKVFNG; translated from the coding sequence ATGTTAGGATTCAGAAATATAGAAAAAGTTAAACCTGGAGGTCTTGATTTAAAAGATCGTTTAGTTGGTATTCAAAGAGTAACAAAAGTAACAAAAGGGGGGCGTGCATTTGGTTTCTCTGCTATTGTCGTAGTCGGTGATGAGAATGGAGTGGTGGGCTATGGACTTGGAAAATCTAAGGATGTTGCTACTTCAATCCAAAAGGCAATAGAAGATGCTAAAAAGAATTTAGTTAGAATTCCATTAGAAGGGAATACGATACCTCATGAGCAAGAAAGCCGTTACGGAGGAGCTCAGATTTTTATTCGTCCAGCATCAAATGGTACAGGTTTGATAGCGGGAGGAGCTGTTCGTGCGGTGTTGGAAAGTGTTGGTATTCATGATGTGTTATCCAAATCTAAAGGCTCGTCGAACCCTCATAATGTTGTAAAGGCTACTATGAAAGCTTTATTAAGTTTACGTAGTGCAAGTGAAATCTCTCGTTTGAGAGGGATTCCTGTTTCTAAAGTATTTAATGGTTAA
- the rplP gene encoding 50S ribosomal protein L16 → MLQPKRTKHRKQFKNVKKGVDHRGTQLAFGTFGIKALEAKWITARQIEAARIAATRHMKREGSIWIKIFPDKPITKKPQEVRMGKGKGAPEYWVAPVRSGRILFEIGGIPRETAEEALRLAAQKLPVKCKFVVARDYQD, encoded by the coding sequence ATGTTACAACCTAAAAGAACAAAGCATAGAAAACAGTTTAAAAACGTTAAAAAAGGTGTTGACCATCGAGGGACACAATTAGCCTTTGGTACGTTTGGCATTAAAGCCTTAGAAGCTAAATGGATTACAGCTCGACAAATTGAAGCTGCTCGTATTGCAGCTACTAGACATATGAAGAGAGAAGGGAGTATTTGGATTAAAATTTTTCCAGATAAACCAATAACTAAAAAGCCTCAAGAGGTACGTATGGGAAAAGGTAAAGGTGCACCAGAATATTGGGTTGCTCCAGTGAGATCAGGTAGAATTTTATTTGAAATAGGAGGTATTCCTAGAGAAACAGCAGAGGAAGCATTGCGTTTGGCCGCTCAAAAATTACCTGTAAAATGTAAATTTGTTGTAGCAAGAGATTATCAAGATTAA
- the rplO gene encoding 50S ribosomal protein L15: MELSNLRPALGSTKNKYRKGRGEGSGNAGTSGRGHKGAKSRSGYSKKIGFEGGQMPLQRRVPKFGFNSRNRKVYKTLNLDTIQKLIDEKRFSTDISKEDIVNAGFASKNDLIKILGRGELKSTVNITVDAFTKSAKEVIEKSGGSANIK, encoded by the coding sequence ATGGAATTAAGTAATTTAAGACCTGCTTTAGGGTCAACTAAGAATAAATATAGAAAAGGTAGAGGTGAAGGTAGTGGAAACGCTGGAACTTCTGGACGTGGGCATAAAGGAGCTAAATCAAGATCTGGATATAGCAAGAAAATCGGATTTGAAGGGGGACAGATGCCTTTACAAAGAAGAGTTCCAAAGTTTGGTTTTAATAGTAGAAATAGAAAGGTTTATAAAACCTTAAATCTAGATACTATTCAAAAACTTATTGATGAAAAGCGTTTTTCAACGGATATTTCTAAAGAAGATATAGTTAATGCTGGTTTTGCTTCAAAAAATGATTTGATTAAAATCCTTGGAAGAGGCGAGTTGAAATCTACGGTTAATATAACTGTTGATGCTTTTACTAAGTCAGCAAAAGAGGTTATAGAAAAATCTGGAGGTTCAGCTAATATAAAATAA
- the rplF gene encoding 50S ribosomal protein L6, whose product MSRIGLATINVPEGINVSFSNNEVTIKGNKFELSETLKEGFELKIEDNELNVIRPDDTKESKALHGLYRALIQNMITGINTGFTKELELVGVGYRASNQGQKLDLALGFSHNIVIELPEEIKVETVNEKGKNPIIKLSSHDKQLLGMVAAKIRSFRKPEPYKGKGVKFVGEQIRRKAGKSA is encoded by the coding sequence ATGTCTAGAATAGGTTTAGCAACAATCAATGTACCAGAAGGAATAAATGTTAGCTTTAGTAATAATGAGGTAACAATTAAGGGGAATAAATTTGAGTTATCTGAAACTTTAAAAGAAGGTTTTGAATTAAAAATAGAGGATAATGAATTAAATGTTATTCGACCTGATGACACCAAAGAAAGCAAAGCTTTACATGGTTTGTACAGAGCTCTTATACAAAACATGATTACAGGGATTAACACTGGTTTTACCAAAGAATTGGAATTAGTAGGTGTAGGTTATAGAGCTTCGAATCAAGGTCAAAAACTCGACTTAGCATTAGGTTTTTCTCATAATATAGTGATAGAACTACCAGAAGAGATTAAAGTTGAAACTGTTAATGAAAAAGGGAAAAATCCAATTATAAAATTATCTTCTCATGATAAGCAACTTTTAGGTATGGTTGCGGCTAAAATACGTAGCTTTAGAAAACCTGAGCCGTATAAAGGAAAAGGAGTTAAGTTTGTTGGAGAACAAATTAGAAGAAAAGCTGGTAAATCTGCATAA
- the rpsQ gene encoding 30S ribosomal protein S17: MERKLRKERIGLVKSNKMDKTIVVSETKRQKHPMYGKFVLKTKTYKAHDENNECNEGDTVRIMETRPLSKDKRWRLVEILERAK; this comes from the coding sequence ATGGAAAGAAAACTTAGAAAAGAACGTATAGGCTTGGTGAAAAGTAATAAAATGGACAAAACCATTGTTGTTTCTGAAACCAAAAGGCAAAAGCATCCTATGTATGGTAAATTTGTTTTGAAAACAAAAACTTATAAAGCTCATGATGAAAATAATGAGTGTAATGAGGGTGATACTGTTAGAATAATGGAAACTCGACCTTTGAGTAAAGATAAACGTTGGAGATTAGTTGAAATTTTAGAAAGAGCAAAATAA
- the secY gene encoding preprotein translocase subunit SecY, whose product MKGFIQTLKNIWSIEELRNKILFTLGILLVYRFGSYIPLPGIDLSAINTDILNAKGNSSGGNGFLDILNAFTGGGFSRASILALGIMPYISASIVVQLMGLALPYLQKLQKEGESGRKKITQITRWLTIAICLVQAPAYLTSVTNFFLPYSDPSISAAYIISPNSFWFWFPSTIILVTGTMFAMWLGEKITDRGIGNGISLLIMVGIMADLPRSFVSEVQLQSGIFILFEIIAFLAVILVSVILVQAVRQVPVQYVGRAQGGRSNYMKTFTNTVRQYIPLKVNAAGVMPIIFAQAIMFLPGVLANAIYNEGNIPRFFQDLSNPFSFTYCVVFGILIIIFTFFYTAVTIPVNQMAEDLRRNEGIIPRVKPGMETANFLDDILSKITLPGSIFLALLAILPAVVHLFGVSSSMALFFGGTSLIILVGVTLDTIQQINTYLLNHHYDGMMQTDRINKRMA is encoded by the coding sequence ATGAAAGGTTTTATTCAAACCCTTAAGAATATTTGGAGTATAGAAGAATTGAGAAATAAAATTCTTTTTACACTTGGTATATTGTTAGTTTATCGCTTTGGCTCTTATATTCCGTTACCTGGAATAGATTTAAGTGCCATTAATACTGATATATTAAATGCTAAGGGGAATAGTTCTGGGGGGAATGGGTTTTTAGATATTTTAAATGCTTTTACAGGTGGAGGTTTTAGTAGAGCTTCTATTTTAGCATTAGGGATTATGCCTTATATTTCTGCCAGTATTGTAGTACAATTAATGGGATTAGCATTACCTTATTTGCAAAAACTTCAAAAAGAGGGGGAGAGTGGAAGAAAAAAAATAACACAAATAACACGTTGGCTTACAATCGCTATTTGCCTAGTTCAAGCTCCAGCGTATCTTACATCTGTAACAAATTTCTTTTTACCTTATTCAGATCCGAGTATTAGTGCAGCCTATATTATTTCTCCAAATAGCTTTTGGTTTTGGTTTCCATCAACCATAATTTTAGTTACGGGGACAATGTTTGCAATGTGGTTAGGTGAAAAAATCACAGACAGAGGAATAGGTAATGGTATTTCTTTGCTAATTATGGTTGGAATTATGGCCGATTTGCCTAGATCTTTTGTTTCTGAAGTGCAGTTACAAAGTGGTATCTTTATTTTATTTGAAATTATAGCTTTTTTAGCTGTTATATTAGTAAGTGTCATTTTGGTGCAAGCAGTAAGACAGGTTCCTGTTCAATATGTAGGTAGAGCACAAGGAGGGAGAAGCAATTATATGAAAACCTTTACTAACACTGTTAGACAATATATACCATTAAAAGTAAATGCAGCAGGGGTTATGCCAATCATTTTTGCACAAGCAATTATGTTTTTACCTGGTGTGTTAGCTAATGCAATTTATAATGAAGGTAATATCCCTAGATTTTTCCAAGATTTAAGTAATCCGTTTAGTTTTACTTATTGCGTTGTTTTTGGAATTTTAATTATCATATTTACATTTTTTTATACAGCGGTTACCATACCAGTTAATCAAATGGCTGAGGATTTAAGAAGAAATGAAGGAATTATACCGAGAGTAAAACCTGGAATGGAAACAGCTAATTTCTTAGACGATATTTTATCAAAAATCACGTTGCCTGGATCTATATTTTTGGCTTTATTGGCAATTTTACCCGCTGTAGTTCATTTGTTTGGAGTATCTTCATCCATGGCTTTATTCTTTGGGGGGACGTCATTAATTATTTTAGTAGGAGTAACATTAGATACTATCCAGCAAATTAATACATATCTTTTAAATCATCATTATGATGGGATGATGCAAACAGATAGAATTAATAAGAGGATGGCATAA
- the rplE gene encoding 50S ribosomal protein L5 → MRNYTPRRLQSYKDTIVYSLKEEYGYSSIMGVPKLQKIVISQGLGDAVADKKIIEYSVDELTKISGQKAVVTLSKKDVATFKLRKGMPIGVKVTLRGIKMYEFLDRLITTALPRVRDFNGISPNGFDGRGNYNLGITEQIIFPEINIDKVKKIQGMDITFVTSANTDKEAKSLLEKFGLPFKKNS, encoded by the coding sequence ATGAGGAATTATACGCCAAGAAGACTACAATCATACAAAGATACGATCGTATATTCTTTGAAAGAAGAATATGGTTACTCCTCAATCATGGGAGTTCCAAAATTGCAAAAAATTGTAATTAGCCAAGGTTTGGGAGATGCGGTTGCAGATAAAAAGATCATTGAGTATTCTGTTGATGAGTTGACAAAAATCAGTGGACAAAAAGCTGTGGTTACTTTATCTAAAAAAGACGTTGCTACTTTTAAGTTGAGAAAAGGAATGCCTATAGGCGTCAAGGTTACTTTAAGAGGGATTAAGATGTATGAATTTTTAGATAGGTTAATTACAACTGCATTGCCTCGAGTTAGGGATTTTAATGGTATAAGTCCCAATGGATTTGATGGAAGGGGAAATTATAACTTAGGTATTACAGAACAAATTATATTTCCAGAAATTAATATCGATAAAGTGAAAAAAATTCAAGGGATGGATATTACTTTCGTAACTTCTGCTAATACAGATAAAGAAGCCAAATCTTTATTAGAAAAATTTGGTTTACCTTTTAAAAAAAATAGTTAA
- the rpmD gene encoding 50S ribosomal protein L30, with protein MAKIRIKQIKSSIKRPKNQKLVLESLGLKKINHEIEHENTPVIRGMINKVKHLIEISEDN; from the coding sequence ATGGCAAAAATTAGAATAAAACAAATAAAAAGTTCAATTAAAAGACCTAAAAATCAAAAATTGGTTTTAGAGTCTTTGGGACTTAAGAAAATTAATCACGAAATTGAACATGAGAATACTCCTGTTATTAGAGGAATGATTAATAAAGTAAAACATTTGATTGAAATTTCAGAAGATAACTAA
- the rpsH gene encoding 30S ribosomal protein S8 codes for MTDPISDYLTRLRNALMAGHKLVEVPASNIRKDITKILYEQGYILNYKFEDVGHQGSIKIALKYDKRDNTPAIRKIKRVSKPGLRKYSSSAELPRVLNGLGIAIISTSHGVMTDKEARKQNVGGEVLCYLY; via the coding sequence ATGACAGATCCAATTTCAGATTATTTAACACGCTTACGCAATGCTTTGATGGCAGGACATAAATTAGTAGAAGTCCCAGCATCTAATATTAGAAAAGATATAACCAAAATTTTATATGAACAAGGTTATATTCTAAACTATAAATTTGAAGATGTAGGTCATCAGGGCTCTATAAAGATTGCTTTGAAATATGATAAGCGTGACAATACACCAGCTATTCGTAAAATTAAAAGAGTATCGAAGCCAGGATTGAGGAAGTATAGCTCTTCAGCAGAACTGCCTAGAGTATTAAACGGACTAGGAATAGCAATTATTTCTACATCCCACGGAGTTATGACTGATAAAGAAGCAAGAAAACAAAATGTAGGCGGAGAAGTACTCTGCTATTTATATTAA
- the rplN gene encoding 50S ribosomal protein L14, with the protein MVQQESRLKVADNTGAREALVIRVLGGTGRRYASLGDRIVISIKEATPNGNVKKGQVSKAVVVRTKKEVRRKDGSYIRFDDNACVLIDNNGEMKGTRVFGPVARELRDKQYMKIVSLAPEVL; encoded by the coding sequence ATGGTACAACAAGAATCAAGATTAAAAGTAGCAGACAATACGGGCGCTCGCGAAGCTTTAGTCATTAGAGTTTTAGGTGGAACAGGAAGACGATATGCTTCTCTTGGTGATAGAATTGTAATTTCTATTAAAGAAGCTACACCAAATGGGAATGTAAAAAAAGGACAGGTTTCTAAAGCCGTAGTCGTTAGAACTAAAAAAGAAGTAAGACGCAAGGATGGTAGTTATATTAGATTTGATGATAATGCTTGTGTTTTAATTGATAACAATGGAGAAATGAAAGGCACTCGTGTATTTGGACCTGTTGCACGTGAGTTACGTGATAAACAATACATGAAAATAGTTTCATTAGCTCCAGAAGTACTTTAA
- the infA gene encoding translation initiation factor IF-1, whose product MAKQKHIEQDGTIIEALSNAMFRVELENSHVVTAHISGKMRMHYIKLLPGDKVKLEMSPYDLTKGRITYRY is encoded by the coding sequence ATGGCAAAACAAAAACATATAGAACAAGACGGAACAATAATTGAGGCTTTATCTAATGCAATGTTTCGAGTGGAATTAGAAAATAGTCACGTTGTTACTGCACATATTTCTGGTAAAATGCGAATGCATTATATCAAATTATTGCCTGGAGATAAAGTGAAATTAGAAATGTCTCCATACGATTTAACAAAGGGAAGAATAACCTATAGATATTAA
- the rpmC gene encoding 50S ribosomal protein L29, whose amino-acid sequence MKFTEIQNLNKEELISKKNELTDKYFRLKLNHKISQLENPLQLRTLRRDIARVNTLLSQSK is encoded by the coding sequence ATGAAATTTACAGAAATTCAGAATTTAAATAAAGAGGAATTGATTTCTAAGAAAAATGAACTAACAGATAAATATTTTCGATTGAAATTAAATCATAAAATATCTCAGCTTGAAAATCCTTTGCAATTAAGGACATTGAGAAGAGACATAGCTCGTGTGAATACTTTATTAAGCCAAAGTAAGTAA
- the rplX gene encoding 50S ribosomal protein L24, producing the protein MHSGKTKIKSGDSVIVLAGKDKGKTGEVLSVDRKNNRAVVGGVNMVKKHTKPSAQNPQGGIKEFESSIHISNIAILDQNNKPSKIGYRIENDKKVRFTKTTNKTLS; encoded by the coding sequence ATGCATAGCGGAAAAACTAAAATCAAAAGTGGAGATAGCGTAATTGTTCTTGCGGGTAAAGATAAAGGCAAGACTGGGGAAGTTCTTTCTGTTGATAGAAAAAATAATAGAGCTGTAGTCGGAGGAGTAAATATGGTGAAAAAACACACTAAACCTTCAGCTCAAAATCCTCAGGGAGGAATTAAAGAATTTGAGTCTTCTATTCATATTTCAAATATTGCTATATTAGATCAAAATAATAAGCCTTCAAAAATTGGTTATCGGATAGAAAATGATAAAAAGGTAAGGTTTACTAAAACAACAAATAAAACTTTAAGCTAA
- the rpsN gene encoding 30S ribosomal protein S14, whose translation MAKESMKARERKREKLVDKYADKRKTLKEAGDYEALQKLPKNASPVRLHNRCKITGRPRGYMRQFGLSRVTFREMANKGLIPGVKKASW comes from the coding sequence ATGGCAAAAGAAAGTATGAAAGCGCGTGAGCGCAAAAGAGAAAAGCTGGTTGATAAATATGCTGATAAAAGAAAGACTTTAAAAGAAGCTGGTGACTACGAAGCTTTGCAAAAATTACCTAAAAATGCTTCTCCAGTAAGGTTACATAACAGATGTAAAATTACAGGTCGACCAAGAGGTTATATGAGACAATTTGGTTTATCTCGTGTTACTTTTAGAGAGATGGCAAACAAAGGTTTAATTCCAGGTGTAAAAAAAGCCAGTTGGTAA
- the rplR gene encoding 50S ribosomal protein L18, translating into MAFNRKENRVKIKRRVRKNIFGTSDIPRLSVFRSNKEIYAQIIDDTKGVTLVSASSRDKSIDTTNKPKIEVSKLVGNLVANKAKGAGIEKVVFDRNGFLYHGRIKSLAEGAREGGLKF; encoded by the coding sequence ATGGCATTTAATAGAAAAGAAAATAGAGTTAAAATCAAACGAAGAGTACGGAAAAATATTTTTGGTACTTCAGATATTCCAAGACTATCTGTGTTTAGATCGAATAAAGAAATATACGCTCAGATAATAGATGATACAAAAGGTGTTACTCTTGTTTCAGCTAGTTCAAGGGATAAATCAATCGATACAACCAATAAACCAAAAATTGAGGTAAGTAAGTTAGTTGGTAATTTAGTTGCAAATAAAGCTAAAGGAGCTGGGATAGAAAAAGTTGTTTTCGATCGTAATGGTTTTTTATATCATGGTAGAATTAAATCTTTAGCTGAAGGAGCTAGAGAAGGTGGATTAAAATTTTAA